CTTATTATCATCTATCTTGTTATAGCTATTCCCCTGATAGCTATAACAACAATCGTCTACATCAGCTGGTATCAAGGCAGGGTTGAGCGAGTCCTACTGGAGCGCAACGAGATCGCAAGCCTTGCCGGCACAAGTTTTTTATTGCATATCCGTGAGCTCGGGCGCTCGATGGAGTTTGTGAGCGAACCGATTATTACTAACCGGTTTCCACCACCGGAAGCAGCTGCTTCACTGTCCGTATTGCTTCCCGATTATCCAATAGATTACGCATTAATCACAAATCAACAAGGGATAGTGACCGCTTCAACCGATACTCGCTTTATTGGGCAAAATCTTTCCAAGAACCCGGCATTTGCGACGATCATTAATAGTAGTAAGCTGACCGGTATCGCACCCAGTGAGAAGATTAACGACAGAGTCGGATTTTACGTTGCTCAAGCCATAAAACGTAATGGGCAGCTTCAAGGGATAACCGCTTCGTTTGTCGATGTTTCGAAACTCGGTAGCGAACTACCTAAGATCCCGTCTGGAGGCATAAATATCGTAGATTCAAGCGATCGCCTCGTATATCAAAGCCAGTTTCCCGATCTTGCGCTAACCAGACCGTATTGGGGTAAGTATGATTTTGTCCGGGCTGCGCTCTCCGGCAGAAGCGCATCTTCCACCACGTGGGTATTTCCAGTTACTCATCAAGTTAGATTTGTGGCTGAAGTCCCGATACCGGAGATAGGCTGGGCTGCGGGTTCCGGTATGGATAGAAGTGTTGCACTGGCACCGGTGAATCGAATCGCATTTATGTCGGCGTTCGCGGTTTTTATATTCTTAACAGTGGCTTTTGCGGTAAGCATCTATGTTGCGCGTGGCATCGTTAGCTCACTCGCTACTCTCGTTAGTAAAGCACGAGCAGTAGGAGAAGGACGTTTTGATGATCCGGTGATTCTGACAACCGGCGACGAGGTTGAAGCGGTGGCTCGCTCACTTGATACTGCGAGGCTCAACCTTAAGCACACGGTCGAAGAGCTGCGAAAAGCGCGCGATGAGTTAGAGATACGGGTTAGAGAGCGAACCGCCGAGCTCTCGGATATTACAACGAGAATGCAGTCACTTCTCGAATCAACGGATGAAGGCATTTATGGGATAGACACCAACGAGCGTTGCACGCTTTTTAACAGATCGGCAACAAAGATGACCGGATATGAATCTGAAGAAATGCTAGGGAAATCTGTCCACGACCTAATTCACTATAAGCACAATAATGGTTCACCTTATCCTCTGAAGGAGTGCCCGATCTTTCTAACAACCATGGTGGGGCAAGGTAAACGGATCGATACGGAGGTCTTTTGGCGAAAGGACGGGACGGCATTCCCGGTCGAGTATTCATCGAATCCAATTATTGAAGAGGGGGTAATTAAAGGGGCTGTTGTCGCCTTCACCGATATAACGGAGCGCAAGAAAGCAGAAGAGCTTAGCAATGCGCTCGATGATATCAACGCCGCTATAAGCTCTATCCTGGATATTAACGAGATCATGAGAAGGGTTGTTGCGGAGGCCGCTCAAGCAATAGGCGCCGAATCAAGCATAATATTTTTACGTGCCGATGACCGCTGGGTTGCCCGGTATAGTTACAGATACCCTGAAGATATTGTTGATAGGGAATTTACCGACGAGGAACTTACCTATCCATCGATTGTCGCCAAGACCGGAGAGATTCTTGTAGTTGAGGATACGCATAAGGATGCATCTACGGTTCCCGAGATTGTAAAACGTTACGGCATTAAATCATGTATATGCGTCCCCCTCCAGGTTAAGCAGAATGTTATCGGCGTTTTAACTATCAGCTACTTCTCGACCCCGGTTCCCTTTACCCGGGCACAGATTGATTCTGCATCTAAACTTGCCGCAACAATCTCCCTTGCTTTAGAAAACGCCCGACTTTATGAGACCGAACGACACATCGCCGATACACTGCAAGAAGCTCTGCTCATCCTCCCGCAAGAGATTAAAGGCATTAGCTCTGGGTCCCTGTACCGATCGGCTTCTGAAGCCGCTAAGGTCGGCGGTGATTTCTATGATCTCTTCGAGCTGGAGCACGAGAGGGTCGGTATAGTTGTAGGGGACGTCTCGGGCAAGGGGCTTGAAGCGTCCACTTTAACCTCAATCACAAAAAACACGCTCAAGGCATACGCGTATGAGGAGGATTCTCCCTCTGCGGTTGTGGCAAAGACCAATGATGTGATCACGAAGGAATCCTCATCCGGTTCTTTTATAACATTATTTTTCGGGATATTAGAACTGGCGACGGGGAACCTTACCTACTGCAACGCAGGACATCCTGCGCCGATTATTAAGCGAGGTAAATCCGACCCTTTATTGCTGATAGCCAATTCGCCGGTTATCGGCGCGTTTCTCGACTTAAGCTATACCGATGAGCATAGCATGCTTGAGAAAACAGATATCTTAATCCTCTATACCGATGGCGTGATTGAGGCGAGATGCCCTGATGGCTTCTTGGGCGAGGCGCGGCTCGTAGCATTAGTAAAAGAGCCGGAGTCCGTATCTGCGAAAGATCTACCCCGGTTCGTTTTTAATGCTGTTATGGACTGCACTGGTAACGCTTTGTCAGATGATATCGCCATTCTTGCCGTTTCAATCGCTTCCGAGTGACGGGTCTCGGAGAGCTCGTAGCGCTCTTCTTGTGCTATATAAGCTCGTGTCGCCGGTAGAACCACGATTTTACTACCTGGACAAGGCCGAGATAGGTTATTGTAAGAACAATAATCGCCGCAATCAGCAAAGGCGGCATCGGGGCGAAGCCCAGGATGGGCCCGATTGCCGTATAAGGCAGCAAAAATGCAATTATGACAATAGCTAGAACGGTTATCATTAATTGCCTACTAGGCCTACTGCTCAGAGGATTGGCGGCTGTTCGTATAACGAAAACTACGAGGGTTTGCGTTGCTAGCGATTCCACAAACCAACCGGTGTGAAAAAGAGTCTCGTTCGCTCGAAAAACGAAGAGCAACGCACCGAAGGTTAAGAAGTCATAAATCGAGCTTATCGGGCCGATAATAACCATAAACTGCCTGATAAAGTGAATTCGCCAGCGTTTTGGTCTGCGCAAAAGGGCTCGATCGACGTTGTCGCTAGGAATGCTTGTTTGCGAGGTATCGTAGAGTAAATTGTTGAGAAGTATTTGCGTGGGGAGCATGGGAAGGAACGGCAAGAAAAGGGACGCAGCCGCCATACTGAACATGTTCCCAAAATTAGAACTTGTCCCCATTATGATGTACTTCATTATGTTAGCAAAACTTCGTCGTCCTTCCACTACCCCGTCATGCAGTACCGCTAAATCCTTTTCGAGAAGGACGATATTGGCCGCGTCTTTTGCAACATCAACCGCGTTAACGACGGATATACCGATATCAGCAGCGTGTATTGACGGAGCATCATTAATGCCGTCACCAAGAAATCCCACAACCCAGCCGTGAGATTTAAGCGCAGTAATTACTCGATTCTTCTGCCCGGGGGACGCCCGCGCAAAGATAGCACCGTGCTCGGCATTGTACGCCAAGGCAGCATCATCCATCGCATCAACTTCGGTTCCGACGACTACTCGATCTGCGGGAAGGCCAACGTCGCGAGCTATCTTCTGGGTTACGTACTCATTATCACCGGTCATAATGAGGACCGAGATGCCGTCTTGAGCCAAGGTTTCAAGGGTACGGTTAATGTCTTCTTTGGGCGGATCAAGAAAAGCGGCAAAGCCAACCAGCGTCTCGTCTTGCTCGTCCTGCTTGCTGTACGCATCCCGCTTTGGAACTGTTTTTTGAGCTACGCCGAGCACGCGATAACCATCCATGCTAAGCTTGCGATAGGTCTCTTCGGCTATACTTAGGCGAGTGGCGTTGAACGGCACTGTTTTGCCGCTGAGCTGTGCGGTGCTGCAAATCTCAAAAACGCTCTCGACCGCGCCTTTGGTTATCAGTAAGCGCTCGCTATTATGCTCAACGACGACCGAGAGCCTTCTGCGTTCGAAATCAAAGGGAATCTCGGCGACCTTAGCGTACTCGTTGATGTCGAGGTTTCCGTGCTTGAGGATTGCGCTGTCCAACGGGCTTTTCACGCCGGTCTCGAAGAAGCTGTTAAGATAGATTATGCGCAGGATACCGTCATCTTCCTCACCTTCTACGTTAACATGGTGTTCGAGAACCACTTCGCCCAGGGTTAATGTACCTGTTTTGTCGCTGCATAATATCTCCATGCTGCCGAAATTCTCGATGGATGCCAGTTGTTTTACGATTACCTTCTTTGAGGCCATGCGTTTTGCACCTTGCGCCAGGGTAACAGAGAGAATGACGGGCAGAAGCTCGGGGGTAAGGCCTACGGCAAGCGCGATCGCGAAGAGGAGCGATTCGAGAATGG
The DNA window shown above is from Candidatus Aquicultor sp. and carries:
- a CDS encoding SpoIIE family protein phosphatase, whose product is MRRLSITRKLIIIYLVIAIPLIAITTIVYISWYQGRVERVLLERNEIASLAGTSFLLHIRELGRSMEFVSEPIITNRFPPPEAAASLSVLLPDYPIDYALITNQQGIVTASTDTRFIGQNLSKNPAFATIINSSKLTGIAPSEKINDRVGFYVAQAIKRNGQLQGITASFVDVSKLGSELPKIPSGGINIVDSSDRLVYQSQFPDLALTRPYWGKYDFVRAALSGRSASSTTWVFPVTHQVRFVAEVPIPEIGWAAGSGMDRSVALAPVNRIAFMSAFAVFIFLTVAFAVSIYVARGIVSSLATLVSKARAVGEGRFDDPVILTTGDEVEAVARSLDTARLNLKHTVEELRKARDELEIRVRERTAELSDITTRMQSLLESTDEGIYGIDTNERCTLFNRSATKMTGYESEEMLGKSVHDLIHYKHNNGSPYPLKECPIFLTTMVGQGKRIDTEVFWRKDGTAFPVEYSSNPIIEEGVIKGAVVAFTDITERKKAEELSNALDDINAAISSILDINEIMRRVVAEAAQAIGAESSIIFLRADDRWVARYSYRYPEDIVDREFTDEELTYPSIVAKTGEILVVEDTHKDASTVPEIVKRYGIKSCICVPLQVKQNVIGVLTISYFSTPVPFTRAQIDSASKLAATISLALENARLYETERHIADTLQEALLILPQEIKGISSGSLYRSASEAAKVGGDFYDLFELEHERVGIVVGDVSGKGLEASTLTSITKNTLKAYAYEEDSPSAVVAKTNDVITKESSSGSFITLFFGILELATGNLTYCNAGHPAPIIKRGKSDPLLLIANSPVIGAFLDLSYTDEHSMLEKTDILILYTDGVIEARCPDGFLGEARLVALVKEPESVSAKDLPRFVFNAVMDCTGNALSDDIAILAVSIASE
- the mgtA gene encoding magnesium-translocating P-type ATPase; the encoded protein is MAAAIAPRSDAWYKIQNDFWIIPLGELLPPLATTPQGLSTTEVQHRLQIVGPNSVAKEHRFSAVFEFLRFFLNPLVIALIAASIVSFAVGERISASIIIAMVVLSVTLNFYQVFQAQHATESLRQQVALTTTVVRDGKERELPVEDLAPGDIIKLYAGSLVPADARLLEANDLFVRESALTGESLPVEKTAADLPPGVHGITDASNSVFLGTAAQSGIATAVVVHTGLATEFGGIAERLAEREPETEFDRGIAGFSFLIIRVIILLVLFVFAVNVLFKRPILESLLFAIALAVGLTPELLPVILSVTLAQGAKRMASKKVIVKQLASIENFGSMEILCSDKTGTLTLGEVVLEHHVNVEGEEDDGILRIIYLNSFFETGVKSPLDSAILKHGNLDINEYAKVAEIPFDFERRRLSVVVEHNSERLLITKGAVESVFEICSTAQLSGKTVPFNATRLSIAEETYRKLSMDGYRVLGVAQKTVPKRDAYSKQDEQDETLVGFAAFLDPPKEDINRTLETLAQDGISVLIMTGDNEYVTQKIARDVGLPADRVVVGTEVDAMDDAALAYNAEHGAIFARASPGQKNRVITALKSHGWVVGFLGDGINDAPSIHAADIGISVVNAVDVAKDAANIVLLEKDLAVLHDGVVEGRRSFANIMKYIIMGTSSNFGNMFSMAAASLFLPFLPMLPTQILLNNLLYDTSQTSIPSDNVDRALLRRPKRWRIHFIRQFMVIIGPISSIYDFLTFGALLFVFRANETLFHTGWFVESLATQTLVVFVIRTAANPLSSRPSRQLMITVLAIVIIAFLLPYTAIGPILGFAPMPPLLIAAIIVLTITYLGLVQVVKSWFYRRHELI